In one Nodosilinea sp. FACHB-141 genomic region, the following are encoded:
- a CDS encoding MHYT domain-containing protein — translation MAYTVVGHYNAGLVCLSFGIAILASYTTLSLGQQILAATGWRQWPWLIGGALAMGTGIWATHFVAMLALELPLPVNYDLLTTGLSLVYAVLAAGMALWLVSRAGFSWLSLSAAGVVMGLAIAWMHYTGMAAMAMPARISYRWPLVGLSVAIAVIASTVALGFSLWSRRHPKQSDRWPAHLAVLSLGSGIGGLHYTGMAGTVFLTSPNRLEAAGVWPNLEGRWLALAVGFGAGLILLGILVTLRVNQRLTRQRLQKEALFDSEHRFRTLIREMGVGALLLNPKAEILISNRAAQQFLLLPEANDVPLVFGQAGIICREDGTPFAPAELPVQQAIAQKIPIGDVIMGVRAAIADPPRWLLVNVDPQLNEAGDVERVVCTCSDITIQKQAEDAVRAVADREKAVMRVVQRMRQTLDLETIFATTTQELQQAIGCDRSWIYRFNDDWSGSVVAEVLTDPTASSTMTDSVPGQSLIDQDDCGARKLQNSGFDEGYLLLEDTYLQETQAETYRQDRTYHRVNDIYSEGFHSCYLEFLERWQIRAYVIVPIFAGSQLWGLLGVYAHHQVRNWTRHEVKMVLQVGAQLGTAVQQANLLRKTQQQAQALEIAKRAADAASQAKGDFLASMSHELRTPLNAILGFTQILHDDNSLNDDHRDLIAIVNRSGNHLLGLINNVLSLAKIEANKISLDETAFDLHYLLQSVDDMLQLKAEAKGIRLEVIQPPPLAHRLWADEGKLRQILINLINNAIKFTALGCVTVRSRLRGSALMLDSGGSKTHWLEITVQDTGVGIDSDELSYLFQPFEQTQSGRRSAEGTGLGLSLSNNFAQLMGGTITVTSLPGKGSTFTLSIPVGAITTTLLEPVETERSIVHLAPEQPRYRILVADDVAESRLLMRHWLEGVGFEVREASQGEEAIDLWTNWQPHLICLDMRMPVLDGYGVARQVRQLPGGSATVIVAVTASVFEEQQSDCIAAGCNAVLPKPLQRDQLLEQVGCSLGLIYQYAEVAQTDAKTAVVGPLSVDGQSSGRDQRPLTQADFSSLAPDWLAQIHQAAQAANDRQVRQLIAQLPAEQKVLAQRLDRLVNDFRLDVIIDLTAVPTAPVSL, via the coding sequence ATGGCCTATACGGTTGTTGGTCATTACAACGCTGGTTTAGTCTGCTTATCTTTTGGTATTGCAATTCTGGCCTCGTACACCACGCTGAGTTTAGGGCAGCAAATTTTGGCTGCAACGGGATGGCGACAGTGGCCTTGGCTTATAGGTGGTGCTCTAGCGATGGGCACCGGCATTTGGGCTACCCACTTTGTGGCCATGCTGGCTTTGGAGCTACCGCTGCCAGTCAACTACGATCTACTCACTACCGGGCTCTCGTTGGTATATGCGGTGCTAGCGGCAGGAATGGCCCTCTGGTTGGTCAGCCGCGCGGGTTTTAGCTGGTTGAGTCTGAGCGCGGCGGGCGTTGTAATGGGGCTAGCGATCGCCTGGATGCATTACACCGGCATGGCCGCCATGGCTATGCCCGCCCGCATTAGCTATCGTTGGCCTTTGGTGGGGCTTTCGGTTGCCATTGCCGTCATCGCTTCGACGGTTGCCTTGGGCTTTAGCCTCTGGTCTCGCCGCCACCCTAAGCAGAGCGATCGCTGGCCCGCCCACCTGGCTGTGCTATCTCTGGGCTCAGGGATTGGTGGCCTGCACTACACAGGCATGGCGGGAACGGTGTTTTTGACTAGCCCCAACCGCTTAGAAGCAGCTGGAGTTTGGCCGAATTTAGAAGGACGCTGGCTGGCGTTGGCGGTCGGGTTTGGGGCCGGGCTAATTTTGCTGGGCATCCTCGTCACCCTAAGAGTTAACCAGCGCCTCACTCGACAGCGCCTGCAAAAAGAGGCGTTATTCGACAGTGAACACCGCTTTCGCACTTTGATTCGCGAGATGGGGGTAGGGGCACTACTGCTCAACCCCAAGGCCGAAATTTTGATCAGCAACCGGGCGGCTCAGCAGTTTTTGCTGCTGCCCGAAGCCAACGATGTTCCTCTAGTGTTTGGTCAAGCGGGGATAATTTGCCGTGAAGATGGCACCCCCTTTGCACCCGCCGAGTTGCCGGTGCAGCAGGCCATTGCCCAGAAGATCCCGATCGGAGACGTGATTATGGGGGTAAGGGCCGCGATCGCCGATCCACCGCGCTGGCTGCTGGTCAATGTTGACCCTCAGCTTAACGAGGCCGGCGACGTCGAACGGGTGGTTTGCACCTGTAGCGACATCACCATTCAAAAACAGGCTGAAGACGCCGTGCGGGCGGTGGCCGATCGTGAAAAGGCGGTCATGCGCGTTGTGCAGCGCATGCGCCAAACCCTCGATTTGGAAACTATTTTTGCCACCACCACCCAAGAACTTCAGCAGGCGATCGGCTGCGATCGCTCCTGGATCTACCGTTTCAACGACGATTGGAGCGGTTCTGTCGTGGCCGAAGTCCTCACTGACCCCACGGCTTCCTCAACTATGACCGACTCGGTACCGGGTCAGTCACTCATTGATCAGGATGACTGTGGTGCCCGCAAGTTGCAAAATAGCGGCTTTGACGAGGGCTACCTGCTGTTAGAGGACACTTACCTACAGGAAACCCAGGCCGAAACCTACCGCCAAGACCGCACCTACCACCGGGTTAACGATATCTACAGCGAAGGGTTTCACAGCTGCTACCTAGAGTTTTTAGAGCGTTGGCAGATTCGGGCCTACGTCATCGTGCCGATTTTCGCCGGCAGCCAGCTTTGGGGGCTGCTGGGTGTCTATGCCCATCACCAGGTCCGCAACTGGACCCGCCACGAGGTGAAAATGGTGCTTCAGGTAGGGGCTCAGTTAGGTACCGCTGTACAGCAGGCCAACCTGCTGCGCAAAACCCAGCAGCAGGCCCAAGCATTAGAAATTGCCAAGCGCGCCGCCGATGCCGCTAGCCAGGCCAAGGGTGATTTCCTGGCCAGCATGAGCCACGAGCTGCGCACGCCCCTCAACGCCATTTTGGGCTTCACCCAAATCTTGCATGACGACAACAGCCTCAACGACGACCACCGCGACTTGATTGCCATTGTCAATCGCAGTGGCAATCATCTGCTGGGGTTAATCAACAATGTGCTATCTCTGGCAAAAATTGAGGCCAACAAAATCAGCCTCGATGAAACGGCGTTCGATCTGCACTATCTCCTCCAGTCCGTAGACGACATGCTGCAGCTTAAGGCCGAGGCCAAAGGCATTCGCTTGGAAGTAATCCAACCGCCGCCGCTGGCCCATCGGCTGTGGGCTGATGAAGGCAAACTACGGCAAATTCTCATCAACTTAATCAACAACGCTATTAAATTTACGGCTCTGGGCTGCGTCACCGTGCGATCGCGGCTGCGGGGCAGCGCCTTAATGCTCGATAGCGGCGGCAGTAAAACCCACTGGCTTGAAATCACGGTGCAGGATACCGGAGTTGGCATCGACTCCGACGAGCTTTCCTATCTGTTTCAGCCCTTTGAGCAAACTCAATCGGGGCGGCGCTCCGCCGAGGGTACAGGGCTGGGCCTATCCCTCAGCAACAACTTTGCCCAGCTCATGGGCGGCACCATTACCGTAACCAGTTTGCCCGGCAAAGGCTCGACTTTTACCCTCAGCATTCCCGTCGGGGCTATTACTACTACCCTGCTCGAACCCGTCGAGACAGAACGGTCAATTGTGCACCTAGCCCCCGAACAGCCCCGCTACCGCATTCTGGTTGCCGACGATGTAGCCGAAAGCCGCCTACTCATGCGCCATTGGTTAGAGGGGGTTGGGTTTGAGGTCCGCGAAGCCAGCCAAGGGGAAGAAGCAATTGATTTGTGGACAAACTGGCAGCCCCATCTGATTTGTCTCGACATGCGTATGCCTGTACTTGACGGCTATGGTGTAGCCCGCCAGGTGCGCCAGCTGCCCGGTGGCAGTGCTACAGTAATTGTCGCCGTTACCGCTAGCGTGTTCGAAGAGCAGCAGTCTGACTGCATCGCGGCGGGCTGTAATGCTGTGTTGCCCAAGCCTCTCCAGCGCGATCAACTGTTAGAACAGGTTGGTTGTAGCCTTGGCCTCATCTACCAGTACGCCGAGGTCGCGCAGACCGACGCCAAAACAGCTGTAGTTGGCCCCCTCAGTGTTGATGGACAGAGTTCAGGCAGAGATCAGCGCCCCCTTACCCAAGCCGACTTCAGTTCGCTGGCTCCCGACTGGCTAGCTCAAATTCATCAGGCGGCTCAGGCTGCTAACGATCGACAGGTTCGCCAGCTGATCGCTCAACTTCCCGCCGAGCAGAAGGTTCTGGCTCAGCGGCTAGACCGCCTGGTTAACGATTTTCGCCTTGACGTCATCATCGACCTAACGGCTGTTCCCACCGCACCGGTTTCCCTGTAG
- the argS gene encoding arginine--tRNA ligase encodes MKSTLAQLTARFDQALVTVFGADLSGTDPMLVPTSNPKFGDYQANLAMSLAKPLKQKPRDIATQIVEKLDVSDLCEPPEIAGPGFINLRFKTTYLEDQLRAMQADPRLGVEPAKPPQKVIVDFSSPNIAKEMHVGHLRSTIIGDSIARVQEFMGNDVLRLNHVGDWGTQFGMLITHLKEACPEALEAGSTVDIGDLVTFYKQAKQRFDEDDDFKTRSREAVVGLQAGDAIATKAWQALCDQSRHEFQKLYDRLDIQIQERGESFYNPLLTDVVQDLTAQGLLVEDQGAKVVFVDGFTNKDGDPLPLIIQKTDGGYNYATTDLAAIRYRTQQDGAERVLYVVDAGQGNHFAQVFQVAAKAGWIPDGVELTHVPFGVVQGEDGKKFKTRAGDTVKLKDLLDEAVSRARADLESRIQTEERQETEEFIQDVAEAVGLGAVKYADLSQNRTSNYIFSFDKMLALQGNTAPYMLYAYVRVQGISRKGDIDFDHLPAEARVHLEDDSEFALARHLLQLDEVLGEVAQDLYPNRLCQYLFELSQKFNQFYDRCSVLQAAEPQRTSRLLLCDLTAKTLKLGLSLLGIRVLERM; translated from the coding sequence ATGAAGTCTACACTTGCACAACTTACCGCCCGGTTTGACCAGGCTTTGGTCACCGTCTTTGGTGCAGATTTGAGTGGCACCGACCCGATGCTTGTGCCCACCAGCAACCCCAAGTTTGGCGACTATCAGGCCAATTTGGCCATGTCGCTGGCCAAGCCGCTGAAGCAGAAGCCCCGCGACATTGCTACGCAGATCGTCGAGAAACTAGATGTCAGCGACCTCTGCGAACCGCCCGAAATTGCTGGCCCCGGCTTTATCAACCTGCGCTTCAAAACCACCTATTTAGAAGATCAACTGCGGGCGATGCAGGCCGACCCGCGCCTGGGGGTAGAGCCGGCGAAGCCTCCCCAAAAGGTGATTGTCGATTTCTCTAGCCCCAACATTGCTAAAGAAATGCATGTAGGGCACCTGCGATCGACCATCATTGGCGACTCCATTGCCCGGGTGCAGGAGTTCATGGGCAACGACGTGCTGCGGCTCAACCACGTGGGCGACTGGGGCACCCAGTTTGGCATGCTGATCACCCATCTCAAGGAAGCCTGTCCTGAAGCCCTAGAAGCAGGTTCCACCGTTGATATTGGCGACTTGGTCACCTTTTATAAGCAGGCTAAACAACGCTTCGATGAAGATGACGACTTTAAAACCCGCTCTCGCGAGGCCGTAGTAGGGTTGCAGGCGGGAGATGCGATCGCCACCAAAGCTTGGCAGGCCCTCTGCGACCAGTCTCGCCACGAGTTTCAAAAACTCTACGATCGCCTCGATATCCAAATCCAAGAGCGGGGCGAATCCTTCTACAATCCTTTACTGACCGATGTCGTCCAAGATTTGACCGCCCAAGGACTCCTGGTTGAAGATCAGGGAGCCAAGGTGGTGTTTGTCGATGGTTTTACCAACAAAGACGGCGACCCACTGCCGCTGATCATTCAAAAAACCGACGGCGGCTACAACTATGCCACCACTGACCTAGCCGCCATCCGCTACCGCACCCAGCAGGACGGGGCTGAGCGGGTTCTCTACGTGGTGGATGCCGGCCAGGGCAACCACTTCGCCCAGGTGTTTCAGGTTGCCGCCAAGGCGGGGTGGATTCCCGACGGCGTTGAGCTGACCCACGTGCCCTTTGGAGTGGTGCAGGGCGAAGACGGCAAGAAATTTAAAACCCGAGCGGGCGACACGGTCAAACTCAAGGATCTGCTAGACGAAGCTGTCAGCCGCGCCCGCGCCGATCTAGAGTCTCGCATTCAAACCGAAGAGCGGCAGGAAACAGAGGAATTTATTCAAGACGTGGCCGAGGCGGTGGGCCTTGGTGCCGTTAAATACGCCGATCTGAGCCAGAACCGCACCAGCAACTACATCTTTAGCTTTGACAAAATGCTGGCCCTTCAGGGCAACACTGCCCCCTACATGCTTTACGCCTATGTACGGGTGCAGGGCATTAGCCGCAAGGGCGATATCGACTTCGACCACCTGCCCGCTGAGGCCCGCGTTCATTTAGAAGACGACAGCGAGTTTGCCTTAGCCCGTCACCTGCTCCAGCTCGATGAGGTGCTAGGAGAGGTAGCGCAGGATTTATACCCCAACCGCCTCTGCCAATACCTATTCGAGCTGAGCCAAAAGTTCAACCAGTTCTACGATCGCTGCTCTGTGCTCCAGGCCGCAGAGCCTCAGCGCACCTCTCGCCTGCTGCTCTGCGATCTAACAGCCAAAACCTTGAAACTGGGCCTATCTCTGCTGGGCATTCGGGTGCTAGAGCGCATGTAG
- a CDS encoding cupin domain-containing protein: MHRSHPLLTADAIAALPESTFVHPLNPRAIRHGRSLGDAVGFEHIGVHLVRVEPGHDSTQYHVHQAEEEFIYILSGRGLAEIGDETVEVGPGDFMGFAAGGLAHSLSNPFTEDLVYLVGGMRLEFDICDYPKVNTRLYRRGDQRDYVDLAE, from the coding sequence ATGCACCGTTCTCACCCGTTACTGACCGCTGATGCGATCGCTGCCCTGCCCGAATCCACCTTTGTCCATCCTCTCAATCCTAGAGCAATCCGCCATGGCCGGTCGCTGGGCGATGCTGTCGGGTTTGAGCACATCGGCGTTCACCTAGTACGGGTAGAACCTGGCCACGACTCCACCCAGTACCACGTCCACCAGGCCGAGGAGGAATTTATCTATATTCTCTCGGGGCGAGGGTTGGCAGAAATCGGCGACGAGACCGTGGAGGTCGGTCCCGGCGATTTTATGGGCTTTGCCGCTGGTGGGCTAGCCCATAGCCTGAGCAACCCTTTTACGGAAGACCTAGTGTACCTGGTTGGGGGCATGCGGCTGGAGTTTGACATTTGCGATTATCCCAAAGTCAACACCCGCCTGTACCGGCGAGGCGACCAGCGCGACTATGTGGATTTGGCGGAATGA
- a CDS encoding DUF429 domain-containing protein, which translates to MDSSSVENSTSKENFSQNCPPYHRFLGVDLGWQSGPTGLCCLHMDNGNLRLVALDRLQTVDEILAWISHWAEGSTNAVVAVDAPTLIPNETGMRSPDRLAHKHFGCYDAGCYPANLGRPFAAKLVAFGLALESLGFQHQPHSPPQPAGRFQLEVFPHPATVHLFGLSKILKYKKGTLAQRRPELEKLRQYQLSVLPILEPALDLQESDLPNIPFTGAAMKAVEDQLDSLTCAYVAAHWWYWGVERNWVLGDRTEGYIVVPAPVNAPTQTATLKP; encoded by the coding sequence ATTGACTCATCTAGTGTTGAAAACTCAACTTCAAAGGAGAATTTTTCTCAGAATTGCCCTCCCTACCACCGCTTTCTTGGAGTTGACCTAGGCTGGCAGAGTGGACCTACTGGGCTTTGCTGTCTGCACATGGACAACGGTAACTTGCGGCTGGTGGCGCTCGATCGCCTTCAGACCGTAGACGAAATTTTGGCTTGGATCTCCCATTGGGCCGAGGGATCGACCAACGCCGTAGTCGCGGTGGATGCCCCTACTTTAATTCCTAACGAAACTGGGATGCGATCGCCAGATCGGCTCGCCCACAAGCACTTTGGCTGCTACGACGCGGGCTGCTACCCCGCCAACCTGGGCCGCCCCTTCGCCGCAAAATTAGTTGCCTTTGGCCTAGCGCTCGAATCCCTAGGCTTTCAACATCAGCCCCACAGCCCGCCACAGCCAGCGGGACGGTTTCAGCTAGAGGTGTTTCCCCACCCGGCGACGGTGCACCTGTTTGGTCTGAGCAAAATTCTTAAGTACAAGAAGGGCACCTTAGCCCAGCGCCGCCCTGAGCTAGAGAAACTGCGGCAGTATCAGCTCTCAGTGCTGCCCATCCTAGAGCCTGCCCTCGACCTCCAAGAATCAGATTTACCCAATATTCCGTTTACTGGAGCTGCAATGAAAGCTGTGGAAGACCAGCTGGATAGCCTCACCTGCGCCTACGTGGCCGCTCACTGGTGGTATTGGGGGGTGGAAAGGAATTGGGTGCTGGGCGATCGCACCGAGGGCTACATCGTCGTCCCTGCTCCGGTTAACGCTCCTACTCAAACCGCTACACTAAAACCTTAG
- the mnmH gene encoding tRNA 2-selenouridine(34) synthase MnmH: MPKPLDIDDFLQGSGPILDVRSPGEFHQGHIPGAISFPLFTDAERAQVGTCYKQVGRESAVELGFDIAGPKCGEFVRAAKALAPDRHLRIHCWRGGMRSGGMGWILELAGFTVHLLDGGYKAYRRWVRETLATPKPIMILGGMTGSGKTLILQELAALGEPVLDLESLANHRGSSFGALLLPPQPSVEHYENLLADQWARFPSDSGGLASKDQRPIWLEAESRRVGTCRIPDELFVQMDAAPGVEVVRSLDERLDLLVEIYGEASMEGLVAATERIQKRLGGDRTQTAVQHIQSGNLRAACAIILDYYDRAYRHDLERRHRVIPQVDIRGLSPAASARLLAEKLPQLSSQPVSLSQC; the protein is encoded by the coding sequence ATGCCAAAGCCTTTAGATATCGATGATTTTCTGCAAGGCTCTGGCCCGATTCTCGACGTGCGTAGCCCAGGGGAATTTCATCAGGGGCACATCCCTGGCGCGATTAGCTTTCCCTTATTCACCGATGCAGAGCGCGCCCAGGTAGGCACCTGTTATAAGCAGGTGGGGCGAGAGTCGGCGGTAGAACTAGGTTTTGACATTGCTGGCCCTAAATGTGGTGAGTTTGTGCGTGCGGCCAAGGCGTTGGCCCCAGATCGCCACCTGCGAATTCACTGCTGGCGAGGGGGGATGCGCAGCGGCGGCATGGGCTGGATTTTAGAGTTGGCAGGATTTACCGTCCACCTCCTTGATGGTGGCTACAAGGCTTACCGACGCTGGGTGCGGGAGACCCTAGCGACGCCCAAACCAATCATGATTTTGGGCGGGATGACGGGCAGCGGCAAGACGCTGATTCTTCAAGAGCTGGCGGCATTGGGAGAACCAGTATTAGATCTAGAAAGTTTGGCCAACCATCGGGGCAGTAGCTTTGGGGCGCTGCTGCTGCCGCCCCAGCCCTCTGTGGAGCACTACGAGAATCTATTGGCAGACCAGTGGGCAAGATTCCCAAGCGATAGTGGAGGGCTGGCCTCAAAGGACCAACGCCCTATTTGGCTGGAGGCTGAGAGTCGTCGGGTGGGCACCTGCCGCATCCCCGACGAGCTGTTTGTGCAGATGGATGCGGCTCCGGGGGTGGAGGTAGTGCGATCGCTTGATGAACGCCTTGACCTGCTGGTGGAGATCTATGGCGAAGCATCCATGGAAGGTTTGGTGGCGGCGACGGAGCGAATTCAAAAGCGGTTGGGGGGCGATCGCACTCAAACTGCCGTACAGCACATTCAGTCGGGAAACCTGCGCGCCGCCTGCGCCATCATTCTGGACTACTACGATCGCGCCTACCGCCACGATTTAGAGCGCCGTCACCGAGTTATTCCCCAGGTTGACATCCGTGGTTTGTCCCCCGCTGCCAGCGCTCGACTGCTAGCAGAAAAGTTGCCTCAACTGAGTTCGCAACCGGTTTCATTGAGCCAGTGCTAG
- the leuC gene encoding 3-isopropylmalate dehydratase large subunit, translating into MSKGTLFDKVWDLHTVGTLPSGQTQLFIGLHLVHEVTSPQAFAMVRERQLTVMYPERTVATVDHIVPTESQARPFADPLAEAMMQALDQNCQEHGIRFYNIGSGSQGIVHVIAPEQGLTQPGMTIACGDSHTSTHGAFGAIAFGIGTSQVRDVLASQTLALGKLKVRRVEVNGDLLPGVYAKDVVLHIIRKLGVKGGVGYAYEFAGSAIEAMSMEERMTLCNMAIEGGARCGYVNPDQITYDYLNGRDFAPKGEAWDEAVAWWNTLRSDANAEYDDVAVFDAADIAPTVTWGITPGQGIAINETLPWPDSLPDEEQVLAQDAFAYMDFTPGQSLKGTTIDVCFIGSCTNGRISDLREAAKVVQGRTVAEGIKAFVVPGSERVKQQAEAEGLDQVFTAAGFEWREAGCSMCLAMNPDKLQGRQISASSSNRNFKGRQGSASGRTLLMSPAMVAAAALAGQVTDVRDYLPTH; encoded by the coding sequence ATGAGCAAGGGTACGCTGTTCGACAAAGTTTGGGATTTGCACACCGTAGGTACCCTGCCCTCGGGGCAGACCCAGCTGTTTATTGGGCTGCACCTGGTGCATGAGGTCACCAGCCCCCAGGCCTTTGCCATGGTGCGCGAGCGCCAGCTCACGGTGATGTATCCCGAGCGCACCGTCGCCACCGTTGACCACATCGTGCCCACCGAGAGCCAGGCCCGCCCCTTTGCCGACCCCCTGGCTGAAGCGATGATGCAAGCCCTCGATCAAAACTGCCAAGAGCACGGCATTCGCTTTTACAACATTGGCTCGGGTAGTCAGGGCATTGTGCATGTGATTGCCCCCGAGCAGGGGTTGACCCAGCCGGGGATGACTATTGCCTGCGGCGACAGCCACACTTCGACCCACGGGGCCTTTGGGGCGATCGCCTTCGGCATTGGCACCAGCCAAGTGCGCGACGTGCTGGCCTCTCAAACTCTGGCCCTCGGCAAGCTCAAGGTGCGCCGCGTGGAAGTCAATGGCGACTTGCTGCCTGGGGTGTACGCCAAAGACGTGGTGCTGCACATCATTCGCAAGCTCGGGGTAAAGGGTGGCGTGGGCTACGCCTATGAGTTTGCCGGCAGTGCGATCGAAGCCATGTCGATGGAAGAGCGCATGACTCTCTGCAACATGGCGATCGAGGGGGGCGCGCGCTGCGGCTACGTCAACCCCGACCAAATCACCTACGACTATTTAAATGGGCGCGACTTTGCCCCCAAGGGTGAAGCTTGGGATGAGGCTGTGGCCTGGTGGAACACTCTGCGCAGCGACGCCAACGCCGAGTATGACGATGTGGCCGTGTTCGACGCCGCCGACATTGCCCCCACCGTGACCTGGGGCATTACCCCCGGCCAGGGCATTGCCATCAACGAAACCCTGCCCTGGCCAGACAGCCTGCCCGACGAAGAGCAGGTGCTGGCCCAAGACGCCTTTGCCTATATGGATTTCACCCCCGGCCAAAGCCTGAAGGGCACTACCATTGACGTATGCTTCATCGGCAGCTGCACCAACGGGCGCATCAGCGATCTGAGGGAAGCGGCAAAAGTGGTTCAGGGTCGAACCGTCGCCGAGGGCATAAAGGCTTTTGTGGTACCTGGTTCTGAGCGGGTAAAGCAGCAGGCCGAAGCCGAAGGGCTAGACCAGGTATTCACTGCCGCGGGCTTTGAGTGGCGCGAGGCGGGCTGCTCGATGTGTCTGGCCATGAACCCCGACAAGCTCCAGGGCCGGCAGATTAGCGCCTCATCCTCTAACCGCAACTTTAAAGGACGCCAGGGGTCGGCCTCGGGCCGCACTTTGCTCATGAGCCCAGCGATGGTAGCGGCGGCAGCTTTGGCTGGGCAAGTGACGGACGTGCGTGACTACCTACCCACCCACTAG
- a CDS encoding Crp/Fnr family transcriptional regulator has protein sequence MSASATSALRDATVGIRNHQTFIQLLEQLYRERALVPFAAGRSIPLRSDEVLVICRGIVQLFTIQHDGSETLLGLAGPSMPIGLPLTTVDPYWATALTDVDVLSLPMVEIEGSSVLMAGMFRNLTLRMQQAEAWLALSGKRLVADRLKHFLLMLAKDFGHVEPSGIRVPMRLTHHQLATAIGTTRVTVTRLLKDFKVEGWLTIDQRQIVLQLDPRFPADQLLNPMAQR, from the coding sequence GTGTCTGCAAGCGCAACCTCCGCTCTCCGCGATGCCACTGTTGGCATTCGCAACCATCAGACCTTTATTCAGCTCTTGGAGCAGCTCTATCGCGAGCGAGCCCTAGTGCCCTTTGCGGCAGGGCGGTCCATTCCCTTGCGCAGCGATGAGGTGCTGGTCATCTGTCGGGGCATTGTTCAGCTGTTTACCATTCAGCACGACGGCAGTGAGACGCTGCTGGGTCTAGCTGGGCCATCGATGCCCATCGGCCTACCCCTAACCACCGTTGACCCCTACTGGGCCACCGCCCTCACCGATGTCGATGTGCTGTCGCTGCCCATGGTTGAAATTGAGGGCTCGTCGGTGCTGATGGCGGGCATGTTTCGCAATTTGACCCTGAGAATGCAGCAGGCCGAAGCCTGGCTGGCGCTCTCAGGCAAGCGCCTGGTAGCCGATCGCCTCAAGCACTTTTTGCTGATGCTGGCCAAAGACTTTGGCCATGTCGAACCCAGCGGCATTCGGGTGCCCATGCGGCTGACCCACCATCAGTTGGCTACCGCCATTGGCACCACCCGCGTCACCGTGACTCGTCTTCTGAAAGACTTTAAAGTCGAAGGCTGGCTGACCATCGACCAACGCCAGATCGTGCTCCAACTCGACCCTCGGTTTCCGGCGGATCAACTTCTAAACCCAATGGCTCAGCGCTGA
- a CDS encoding DUF1350 family protein → MKPFTFQPVFFSWVALHPQPKGVIQFIGGAFFGSFPTLCYRHLLRELYDAGYTVVAMPFRFSFRHWGIALSLLEEQRRLQKYLPQLAAEVGYDTGVYHQSDRYAWLGHSLGCKYIALLELLCGVELDPADTTLDEVIGGRNAQWLRDRLAASPNIWNQPTQLLAPDISDTTNAVPLKALAHLFDRLGLGVQPTRQQTLALIDRSRLFNLTAMVSFTRDNVAGSIQDPCPTTSDVLWLYQHLQAKQLIHAELRGKHLEPLGVKVGSWLVDLNPLDKFVKPLSGWATGETVLKFFHQLQHRETESETVSEELKPALIER, encoded by the coding sequence ATGAAACCTTTTACCTTTCAGCCGGTTTTCTTTAGCTGGGTGGCGCTGCATCCTCAGCCTAAAGGGGTGATTCAGTTTATTGGTGGAGCATTTTTTGGCTCGTTTCCGACCCTGTGCTACCGCCACCTGCTGCGCGAGCTATATGACGCTGGCTACACCGTGGTGGCCATGCCCTTTCGCTTCAGCTTTCGCCATTGGGGCATTGCCCTAAGCCTGTTAGAGGAACAGCGACGGCTACAAAAATATCTGCCGCAGCTCGCTGCCGAGGTCGGGTACGACACTGGGGTATATCACCAGAGCGATCGCTACGCTTGGCTTGGCCACAGCTTGGGCTGCAAATACATCGCCCTGCTAGAACTGCTGTGCGGCGTTGAGCTAGACCCGGCAGACACCACCCTTGATGAAGTGATTGGCGGCAGAAATGCTCAGTGGTTGCGCGATCGCCTAGCGGCTTCTCCTAACATCTGGAACCAGCCCACCCAGCTCTTAGCTCCCGACATTAGCGATACCACCAACGCGGTACCGCTCAAAGCGTTGGCGCACCTGTTCGATCGCTTAGGCTTAGGGGTGCAGCCCACCCGCCAGCAAACCCTCGCGCTGATCGATCGCAGCCGCCTCTTTAACCTGACAGCTATGGTTTCCTTCACCCGCGACAACGTAGCGGGAAGCATACAAGACCCTTGCCCCACCACCAGCGATGTCCTCTGGCTTTACCAGCATTTACAGGCCAAACAGCTAATCCACGCTGAACTGAGGGGCAAACACCTCGAACCTCTGGGGGTAAAGGTCGGCTCCTGGCTGGTAGACCTGAACCCGCTTGATAAGTTTGTTAAGCCTCTGAGTGGCTGGGCTACCGGAGAAACCGTACTGAAGTTTTTTCACCAGCTTCAGCATCGCGAAACTGAGTCAGAGACAGTTTCAGAGGAGCTGAAGCCAGCCCTAATTGAACGTTAG